A single genomic interval of Natronolimnobius sp. AArcel1 harbors:
- the ureE gene encoding urease accessory protein UreE, with protein sequence MEQIDGIVGNVHADAELAALRAEHADAGTLERVVIDAGRRRRSRFREMTDAGTDVGVVVDSAAISAGDVLLVDDERMIVVAFEPREALAVTLPEATPQTLEAAVELGHRVGNQHWDLAVEDGIAYVPLEADQHIVERVVTDVIPGASVEAVTVEAELFVSDGAETVPDHEHEHGGADHAHGDGGHSHTHGHGDHSHSHEHEHAHGDADHSHSRGHEHRHTDTTDHSHPHDHDH encoded by the coding sequence ATGGAGCAAATCGACGGCATCGTCGGCAATGTCCACGCCGACGCTGAACTCGCCGCGCTGCGGGCCGAACACGCCGATGCGGGCACGCTCGAGCGTGTCGTCATCGACGCCGGCCGGCGCAGGCGGTCGCGCTTTCGTGAGATGACAGATGCGGGAACAGATGTCGGTGTCGTCGTCGACAGCGCCGCAATCTCCGCGGGCGACGTGTTGCTCGTCGATGATGAGCGCATGATCGTCGTCGCGTTCGAACCTCGCGAGGCACTCGCCGTGACGTTGCCCGAGGCGACGCCCCAGACGCTCGAGGCGGCGGTTGAACTCGGCCATCGCGTCGGGAACCAGCACTGGGATCTGGCAGTTGAGGATGGCATCGCCTATGTTCCGCTCGAGGCCGACCAGCATATCGTCGAGCGGGTCGTCACCGACGTGATTCCAGGAGCAAGCGTCGAGGCGGTGACAGTCGAGGCCGAACTGTTCGTTTCCGACGGCGCTGAGACGGTCCCAGACCACGAGCACGAACACGGCGGCGCTGACCACGCCCATGGCGACGGTGGCCACTCCCACACGCACGGTCACGGCGATCACTCGCATTCACACGAGCACGAACATGCACACGGTGACGCCGATCACTCACACTCTCGCGGACACGAACACAGGCATACAGACACCACTGACCACTCCCATCCACACGATCATGACCACTGA
- a CDS encoding urease accessory protein UreD — protein MSGTETTARSETGQLPPAFAGYADESLAQAPAGGPGKNGLLEATFAREGDAPTRLIHDRAKVPYHHTGTLETDPAPSLTTLVAQEPTGGVAQGDRHRMQIDAKAGARAHVTTQSATKVHSMHANYAHLDASLSVAADGYLEYMPGPTILNEDARCLQTVSVDIESGAVAVIADVLVPDGLSDHESFSFDHYHARVDADHEGRLICADAVDLRPAERDPRDPATVGEYSTVGSLYIIAPTADADANEGERDAANATNSNPAPAITPDLEDLTDAIHDRLADFEGVHAGVSTLPFESGAVVRLLGHREADVTEALRQAWDETRQQTLGVGAPADRRY, from the coding sequence GTGAGCGGCACCGAGACGACCGCCCGCAGCGAAACCGGGCAACTGCCACCCGCGTTCGCTGGCTACGCCGACGAGTCGCTCGCACAGGCTCCCGCCGGCGGCCCCGGAAAGAACGGCCTGCTCGAGGCGACGTTTGCCCGCGAGGGCGACGCTCCGACTCGACTCATCCACGACCGTGCGAAGGTTCCGTACCATCACACCGGCACGCTCGAGACCGATCCAGCGCCCAGCCTCACGACGCTCGTGGCCCAGGAACCGACGGGCGGCGTCGCACAGGGTGATCGTCACCGAATGCAAATCGACGCGAAAGCGGGCGCACGCGCACACGTCACCACCCAGAGTGCAACGAAAGTCCACAGCATGCATGCGAACTACGCGCATCTCGATGCCTCGCTGTCGGTGGCAGCCGATGGCTACCTCGAGTACATGCCGGGGCCGACTATCCTCAACGAGGATGCGCGGTGCTTGCAAACCGTGAGCGTCGATATCGAAAGCGGGGCGGTGGCCGTTATCGCAGACGTGCTCGTGCCTGATGGTCTGTCCGACCACGAGTCGTTCAGTTTTGACCACTACCATGCACGCGTCGATGCCGACCACGAGGGCCGACTCATCTGTGCGGACGCGGTCGACCTGCGGCCGGCAGAGCGCGACCCGCGCGATCCGGCGACCGTCGGCGAGTACAGCACTGTTGGCTCGCTGTATATTATCGCACCGACGGCGGATGCCGATGCGAACGAGGGTGAGCGCGATGCTGCGAACGCCACCAATTCCAACCCTGCACCCGCGATCACACCCGATCTCGAGGATCTTACGGACGCCATCCACGACCGGCTTGCCGACTTCGAGGGCGTCCACGCGGGCGTTTCGACGCTTCCCTTCGAGTCGGGTGCAGTCGTTCGCCTGCTTGGTCATCGAGAGGCAGACGTCACCGAGGCCCTGCGACAGGCATGGGACGAAACGCGACAGCAGACACTGGGGGTCGGCGCACCTGCCGACCGGCGATACTGA
- a CDS encoding urease accessory protein UreF, whose amino-acid sequence MTTDADAFLSALRLSDSFLPVGGYTASYGLEQYLNEGRIETHDELEAVVAAFLRRVVGPCEVVALSNAHAASADAALDAFCAVDERLHAVTMPREFRESSTKAGAKLCELLFEVDGDRAFDAAVANAIDADETPGHYPVVFGAVAQTRGLSRREACLAYAHAFVTGLLGAAQRLGRFGHTAIQSILESLRPVIAAVCDRYVERDPSAMVSFAPLAEIMGMRHERAGRRLFMS is encoded by the coding sequence ATGACCACTGACGCCGACGCGTTCCTCTCGGCCCTCCGCCTGTCCGACTCGTTTCTACCAGTCGGGGGCTACACGGCCTCCTACGGCCTCGAGCAGTACCTGAACGAAGGGCGAATAGAGACTCACGACGAGCTCGAGGCGGTGGTCGCTGCGTTCCTCCGTCGGGTTGTCGGCCCCTGTGAGGTGGTGGCGCTGTCGAACGCCCACGCGGCGAGTGCGGACGCAGCTCTTGACGCATTTTGTGCGGTCGACGAACGGCTTCACGCGGTGACGATGCCTCGAGAGTTCCGCGAGAGTTCGACAAAAGCCGGTGCGAAGCTGTGCGAGTTGCTGTTCGAAGTGGACGGCGACCGCGCGTTTGACGCTGCGGTTGCGAACGCTATCGACGCCGACGAGACGCCGGGGCACTATCCCGTTGTCTTCGGCGCGGTCGCCCAGACACGCGGGCTGTCGCGACGCGAGGCCTGCCTCGCCTACGCCCACGCGTTCGTCACCGGCCTGCTCGGGGCCGCACAGCGACTTGGCCGGTTCGGCCACACCGCGATTCAGTCCATTCTCGAGTCGCTGCGACCCGTGATTGCCGCAGTCTGTGATCGCTACGTCGAGCGCGATCCGTCAGCGATGGTGTCGTTCGCGCCGCTTGCCGAAATCATGGGGATGCGACACGAACGCGCGGGTCGGCGACTGTTCATGAGCTGA
- a CDS encoding bacteriophage holin, which produces MNCTVDSILAFGFALGTTVAASIGFIGVASRIGWGNQWRTLFADLYPGFEADQGGTLTGIVWGGLDGFAAGVAFGWLYNQFKRTS; this is translated from the coding sequence GTGAACTGCACAGTCGACTCGATCCTAGCATTCGGGTTCGCACTCGGCACGACAGTCGCGGCGAGTATCGGCTTCATCGGTGTCGCCTCGAGAATTGGCTGGGGGAACCAGTGGCGGACGCTGTTCGCCGACCTGTATCCCGGCTTCGAAGCCGATCAGGGCGGCACGTTAACTGGAATCGTCTGGGGCGGTCTCGATGGCTTTGCCGCTGGCGTTGCATTCGGCTGGCTCTACAATCAGTTCAAACGAACGTCGTGA
- the ureG gene encoding urease accessory protein UreG produces MGYRDVAKVGLGGPVGSGKTALVKHLVPALVEEGYEVGVIANDIMTQEDADVFRETFADLLPEDLVDGVETGACPHTGIREDPSMNLAAIDEFTERHPDLDVVLIESGGDNLAATFNPELADYFLFIISVAEGEDIPRKRGPGVTQADLLVVNKTDLAPHVDADLDVIESDAAAVRGDDPFVFTNCKDGSGIDETLEHIEREVLFA; encoded by the coding sequence ATGGGGTACCGAGACGTCGCAAAAGTTGGTCTCGGCGGTCCGGTCGGGTCGGGAAAGACCGCACTGGTCAAACATCTCGTGCCGGCGCTTGTGGAGGAGGGATACGAGGTTGGCGTCATCGCAAACGACATTATGACGCAGGAGGACGCTGACGTGTTCCGCGAGACGTTCGCCGATCTCCTCCCTGAGGACCTCGTGGATGGCGTCGAAACGGGTGCCTGTCCGCACACCGGCATTCGTGAAGATCCGTCGATGAACCTCGCGGCGATCGATGAGTTCACCGAACGACATCCCGACCTCGATGTCGTCTTGATCGAGAGCGGCGGTGACAACCTCGCCGCAACCTTCAACCCCGAACTCGCCGACTATTTCCTGTTCATTATCTCGGTCGCAGAAGGTGAGGACATCCCACGAAAACGTGGCCCCGGCGTCACGCAGGCCGATCTGCTGGTCGTCAACAAAACTGATCTCGCGCCCCACGTCGATGCCGATCTGGATGTGATCGAATCCGACGCCGCAGCCGTTCGTGGTGACGACCCGTTCGTCTTCACCAACTGCAAGGACGGCTCAGGCATCGACGAAACCCTCGAGCATATCGAGCGAGAGGTGCTGTTCGCGTGA